The following proteins come from a genomic window of Pichia kudriavzevii chromosome 1, complete sequence:
- a CDS encoding uncharacterized protein (PKUD0A12900; Pfam Domains: PTR2(5.5e-29)) codes for MFSSTRKSSSELEDEKKNNVGNLGFSEVASDELATHEFIAEYADEYNPQGLAIATLEDKFKYRNVKTRPTIAAMLILVCEFAERGSYYGTQGILTNFIMRSLPEGSTTGKVMPGHTGNAGALGLGLKDANALVTLLQFLAYVCPLFGGYLADDRLGKFKAIMIGVWVGILSHLLFVIAALPPVIAKGQAALAPTVLAILSLSVCTGFIKANLLPLMLDQYPYSTNVLRREPTGEVVYVDRDGSMERLTMIFYWSINIGAFLQIATSYSAKRVGYWLAFLCPMLMYCIVVIAMLIIRPHLKPEVPQGSLLKKAVIVVTECLKGNFIKRLKNKEFWAYAYPSNMESRGVPAEKIKWTEQEVKDYKSTFTQCLMFAYWVIFNLSDSGLGSTLTAQAGAMTSQGIPNDFFNNFNQITIVVAIPILDYIIYPVFSKYKINFKPVYKIFVGFMLGALGSMVSAILQWRIYKTSPCGYYATNCDEPSPLTAWYAIINYGLCALGECFCYTTAYEIAYTRAPDNGKGLVMALFLFNSAISSAISEGISGALYDPNLIKPFAGIAGVGGLCAFLFLFQYWNLDKVMEEEERERVASKQELGQLEKAEIQSLVRVISK; via the coding sequence ATGTTTAGTTCTACTAGAAAAAGTTCATCTGAATTAGAggatgaaaagaaaaacaacgTTGGCAATTTGGGGTTCAGTGAGGTAGCATCTGATGAATTGGCTACACATGAATTCATTGCGGAATACGCAGATGAATACAATCCACAAGGTTTGGCAATAGCCACACTGGAAGATAAATTCAAGTATAGAAACGTTAAAACAAGACCAACCATTGCAGCCATGTTGATCTTGGTCTGTGAGTTTGCTGAAAGAGGTTCTTATTATGGTACTCAAGGTATCTTGACTAATTTCATCATGAGATCATTACCTGAGGGTTCAACCACAGGTAAGGTCATGCCGGGCCATACAGGTAATGCCGGAGCATTGGGTCTAGGCTTGAAAGACGCCAATGCCTTGGTCACCCTATTACAATTCTTAGCCTACGTTTGTCCACTATTTGGTGGTTATCTTGCAGATGACAGACTAGGTAAATTCAAGGCAATCATGATTGGTGTCTGGGTTGGTATTTTATCTCATCTTTTGTTCGTCATTGCTGCTTTGCCTCCAGTTATTGCCAAGGGTCAGGCCGCTTTGGCACCTACCGTTCTTGCAATTTTGTCCTTGTCTGTCTGTACGGGTTTCATTAAGGCAAATCTATTGCCGTTAATGCTTGACCAGTATCCGTACAGCACCAATGTCCTTAGGAGGGAGCCTACAGGTGAAGTTGTCTATGTTGATAGAGACGGATCGATGGAACGTTTGACAATGATTTTCTATTGGTCCATTAATATCGGTGCATTCCTACAAATTGCTACCTCATATTCTGCTAAAAGAGTTGGTTACTGGTTAGCCTTCTTGTGTCCAATGCTCATGTACtgtattgttgttattgctaTGTTGATAATTAGACCACATTTAAAGCCAGAGGTTCCACAAGGTTCTTTACTCAAGAAGGCTGTTATCGTCGTTACAGAGTGCCTTAAGGGTAATTTTATTAAGAGattaaaaaataaagaattttGGGCATATGCTTACCCATCAAACATGGAATCCAGGGGCGTTCCTGctgagaaaatcaaatggACTGAGCAGGAAGTCAAAGACTATAAGTCCACATTTACACAATGTCTTATGTTCGCATACTGggtcatcttcaacttgtcAGATTCTGGTTTGGGGTCCACCTTGACAGCCCAAGCAGGTGCTATGACTTCTCAGGGGATCCctaatgatttcttcaacaatttcaatcaaatcacaattgttgttgcaattccaattttgGACTATATCATTTACCCggtattttccaaatataAAATTAATTTTAAACCAGTCTATAAAATCTTTGTTGGTTTCATGTTGGGTGCTTTGGGTTCAATGGTTTCAGCGATCCTTCAGTGGAGAATTTATAAAACTTCTCCATGTGGCTATTATGCAACTAATTGTGATGAACCTTCTCCACTAACAGCGTGGTATGCTATTATCAATTATGGTTTATGTGCTTTGGGTGAATGTTTCTGTTACACCACAGCATACGAAATTGCGTATACCAGAGCTCCTGATAACGGTAAGGGTTTGGTTATGGCTTTGTTCCTCTTCAACTCTGCCATCTCCTCTGCCATCTCAGAAGGTATCTCTGGTGCATTGTATGATCCTAACTTGATTAAACCATTTGCAGGTATTGCCGGTGTAGGTGGTTTATGTGCattcttatttttattCCAATACTGGAACTTAGACAAAGTCAtggaggaagaagaaagagagcGTGTTGCATCTAAGCAGGAATTAGGGCAATTAGAAAAGGCGGAAATTCAATCCTTGGTTAGAGTTATCTCAAAGTAA
- a CDS encoding uncharacterized protein (PKUD0A12910) encodes MFVNECGARVGEGTFTPKYGPSHYYRIQGGGEAVKNQRFAGSAPIFLCNRTNKYIINGSYSTLTQLTSVEINYIVLMDLSSILILPLHWYLLWALLIPICLTVIPPKPYRAYVSSILLFPILIKAQWFYKIDETNNNASIALMLQGVFINLFFYTFNLFFIVKYPELTDYRLGVESLEDVKKLRPCTWKKFNWCLHRSIWGSLVGTSWNWGPRSLPSSSSSQISFTNWLKSFVVKYIIYDRMLWLFLRTEFIQTRGWGVEHVDDFNLFDENAKISTLNQLVIASCAVFCIYFGIQTIYDIMMFINVLLLRRYEFGEYLPLFGSFNGNYTVSSLWGNVWHKLMYQLTVPHSKLIAGCDYRAIHLNQPPKYGTEKWRKYLMFFLVFTFTGIFHAMGTLNMPWNLGAGYNIHAPYGEYLPKWISRCFYSFTFFQFQFFLIVLEEFVQEAYKKFINVHLPKPILFIIGMTWISISEVYLLLLYLDELVKSGFDIRELVIYY; translated from the coding sequence ATGTTTGTCAATGAATGTGGTGCACGGGTTGGGGAGGGGACTTTCACTCCAAAGTATGGGCCATCTCATTATTACCGAATCCAAGGGGGAGGTGAAGCGGTGAAAAATCAACGCTTTGCAGGGTCTGCACCCATTTTCCTATGCAATCGTACAAATAAATACATTATTAATGGATCATATAGTACGTTAACCCAGTTAACATCTGTGGAAATCAATTACATTGTTCTAATGGACCTTTCCTCAATTCTAATACTCCCATTACACTGGTATCTCTTGTGGGCACTGCTTATACCGATCTGTCTAACTGTAATACCTCCCAAACCTTATCGGGCGTATGTGTCATCCATACTGCTGTTTCCAATACTTATAAAGGCACAGTGGTTCTATAAGATTGACGAGACCAACAACAATGCTTCAATTGCGTTGATGTTGCAGGGGGTTTTCATTAACTTGTTCTTCTACACTTTCAACCtgtttttcattgtcaAATATCCCGAACTGACTGATTATCGGTTGGGTGTGGAGAGTTTGGAGGATGTCAAAAAACTCAGACCTTGTACATggaaaaaattcaactgGTGTTTACATAGGTCAATTTGGGGGAGTTTAGTGGGTACTAGCTGGAACTGGGGGCCACGATCGTTGCCGTCCAGTTCCTCTTCTCAGATCAGCTTCACTAACTGGCTCAAATCATTTGTTGTCAAGTATATAATATACGATAGAATGCTGTGGCTATTTCTGAGGACCGAGTTTATCCAAACCAGAGGGTGGGGAGTGGAACATGTGGATGATTTCAACttatttgatgaaaatgcaaagatATCGACCCTAAACCAACTAGTTATTGCATCATGTGCTGTATTTTGTATCTATTTTGGTATTCAAACGATCTATGACATAATGATGTTCATCAACGTATTACTATTGAGAAGATATGAGTTCGGGGAGTATTTGCCATTGTTTGGATCCTTCAACGGTAATTATACTGTCAGCTCGTTGTGGGGGAACGTTTGGCATAAACTAATGTATCAGCTGACTGTCCCCCATTCGAAATTAATTGCCGGTTGTGACTATAGAGCCATCCATTTAAATCAACCACCTAAATACGGTACTGAAAAATGGAGGAAAtatttgatgttttttctagtttttACATTTACTGGGATATTTCATGCAATGGGTACCTTGAATATGCCATGGAACCTCGGTGCTGGATATAATATTCATGCTCCTTATGGTGAGTATCTCCCTAAATGGATCTCAAGATGTTTCTACTCTTTTACATTTTTCCAGTTTCAGTTTTTCTTAATAGTACTGGAGGAATTTGTACAAGAGGCCTACAAGAAATTTATAAATGTCCATCTACCAAAACCAATACTGTTTATCATTGGTATGACTTGGATCTCCATTTCTGAAGTATATCTATTACTGCTCTATTTGGACGAGTTGGTCAAATCCGGATTCGATATCCGTGAACTCGTCATATACTACTAG
- a CDS encoding uncharacterized protein (PKUD0A12920; similar to Saccharomyces cerevisiae YKR093W (PTR2); ancestral locus Anc_5.698) — translation MFSGLKERINFSSKDIDSESFNEKKSNDEKLTNVHFNYDNFDTMDDYEYIAEYADEYNPNGLPIATLEDKSKYRNIKVRPTIAAMLILVCEFAERGSYYGTQGILTNFIMRPLPEGSTTGKVMPGHTGNAGALGLGLKDANALVTLLQFLAYVLPLVGGYLADDRLGKFKAIMIGVWVGILSHLLFVIAALPPVIAKGQAALAPTVLAILSLSVCTGFIKANLLPLMLDQYPYRTNVLRREPTGEVVYVDRDGSIGRLTMVFYWSINIGGFLQIATTYSAKRVGYWLAFLCPMLMYCIVVIAMLIIRPHLKQEIPQGSLLKKAILVMKECMKGNFIKRLKNKEFWAYAYPSNMETRGVLAEKISWTEQEVKDYKSTFTQCLMFAYWVIFNLSDTGLGSTLTAQAGAMTTEGIPNDFFNNFNQIAIVVAIPTLDYVIYPLLAKYNLTPKPVIKIFIGFMFGACGSMVSAIIQWRIYETSPCGYYATTCDEPSSLTAWYEIINYGLCALGECFCYTTAYEIAYTRAPDNGKGLVMALFLFNSAISSAISEGISGALYDPNLIKPFAGIAGVGGFFAFLFLIHYWNLDKIMEQEELEREQARLEEEHKLAIHPITSATSTVPFDEDNEAELRSAIQTFSK, via the coding sequence ATGTTTAGCGGATTAAAGGAGAGGATCAACTTCTCCTCAAAAGATATAGATTCTGAAAGTttcaacgaaaaaaaatcaaatgacGAAAAGTTGACCAATGTGCATTTCAACTACGATAATTTTGATACAATGGATGATTATGAGTATATTGCAGAATATGCTGATGAATATAATCCAAATGGTCTACCAATAGCTACCCTGGAagataaatcaaaatataGAAACATCAAAGTGAGACCAACCATTGCAGCCATGTTGATCTTGGTCTGTGAGTTTGCTGAAAGAGGTTCTTATTATGGTACTCAAGGTATCTTGACTAATTTCATCATGAGACCATTACCTGAGGGTTCAACCACAGGTAAGGTCATGCCGGGCCATACAGGTAATGCCGGAGCATTGGGTCTAGGCTTGAAAGACGCCAATGCCTTGGTCACCCTATTACAGTTCTTAGCCTACGTTTTGCCATTGGTTGGTGGTTATCTTGCAGATGACAGACTAGGTAAATTCAAGGCAATCATGATTGGTGTCTGGGTTGGTATTTTATCTCATCTTTTGTTCGTCATTGCTGCTTTGCCTCCAGTTATTGCCAAGGGTCAGGCCGCTTTGGCACCTACCGTTCTTGCAATTTTGTCCTTGTCTGTCTGTACGGGTTTCATTAAGGCAAATCTATTGCCGTTAATGCTTGACCAGTATCCTTATAGGACTAACGTCTTGAGAAGGGAGCCTACAGGTGAAGTCGTCTATGTTGATAGAGATGGCTCCATTGGTAGATTGACCATGGTTTTTTATTGGTCCATCAATATTGGTGGATTCTTACAAATTGCTACCACATATTCTGCTAAAAGAGTTGGTTACTGGTTAGCCTTTTTGTGTCCAATGCTCATGTACtgtattgttgttattgctaTGTTGATAATTAGACCACATCTTAAACAAGAAATTCCACAAGGTTCTTTACTCAAGAAGGCCATTTTAGTTATGAAGGAGTGCATGAAGGGTAATTTTATTAAGAGgttaaaaaataaagaattttGGGCATATGCTTACCCATCAAACATGGAGACTAGAGGTGTTCTAGCtgaaaaaatatcttgGACTGAGCAGGAAGTCAAAGATTATAAGTCCACATTTACACAATGTCTTATGTTCGCATACTGggtcatcttcaacttgtcAGATACCGGTTTAGGTTCCACATTAACAGCCCAAGCGGGTGCTATGACAACCGAAGGTATCCctaatgatttcttcaacaatttcaatcaGATTGCAATTGTCGTGGCAATTCCAACTCTTGATTATGTTATTTATCCTTTGTTAGCAAAATATAACTTAACTCCAAAACCCgtcatcaaaattttcattggTTTCATGTTTGGTGCTTGTGGATCTATGGTGTCGGCAATCATTCAATGGAGAATCTACGAAACTTCTCCATGTGGCTATTATGCAACAACTTGTGATGAACCTTCTTCACTAACAGCATGGTATGAAATTATCAATTATGGTTTATGTGCTTTGGGTGAATGTTTCTGTTACACCACAGCATACGAAATTGCGTATACCAGAGCTCCTGATAACGGTAAGGGTTTGGTTATGGCTTTGTTCCTCTTCAACTCTGCCATCTCCTCTGCCATCTCAGAAGGTATCTCTGGTGCATTGTATGATCCTAACTTGATTAAACCATTTGCAGGTATTGCCGGTGTAGGTGGtttctttgcatttttgtttttaatcCATTATTGGAACTTGGATAAAATTATGGAACAAGAAGAACTGGAAAGAGAACAGGCTAGATTGGAGGAGGAACACAAGCTTGCTATTCATCCAATAACATCAGCCACTTCTACTGTTccatttgatgaagataacGAAGCAGAATTACGTTCTGCTATTCAGACGTTCTCAAAATGA
- a CDS encoding uncharacterized protein (PKUD0A12930; similar to Saccharomyces cerevisiae YOR035C (SHE4); ancestral locus Anc_5.627): MSQLNISNIVQLLRDDLSKVSSLSFELRSDHLQKVSKPLLKTLFQTLSKDIKIEDAQQTSLCDCLIEYMGYDRYTAVEATMCLFRLRDLSENLTSKLGDKVDALLDLQSSKADRYKIVKILSQLFTFDPILASEIFNKNAAFANLLANEVTLLSNEFESPSSETWKHLNNILMLFSNACVDEISRSLIASMYINLLLKCLRLDENDSHLQIKCYATTITVKMWRMIKPDILANNSQLLSLDSLSEISLSCLSKGMETSIECLSLLSTNIQIKNKLRNANTLDTLVELLKKKEHTKYGIISLLSSITIPNRVLKIKQRSVMTLKDSNSIDLIDIHTNGKLEASRLNDDIQKIRYVCKELIAKGFFSSYLVSIFKSLESSKGLIGECIKLMHNVVFPDIDPDADSRDQLNDDKGYYDLYIKEFTQIIRLLTAYLIGTSQNMKYSHETFITFADPNIEIGESDLESRSIAIKALTSPEISGNVNGIYGGHDLEFSLSPVPFIIEILIQHDIDIGMSNGKKATPFSTLKKQVFSSFDVYYAFIALAAIASIGHEQIKQTIFTLGFDSIMNTLHTNEEKLQFASLQLLNEICDLPLCVAKFFNWNTETDEYYQNFKVLTYLIQSTNYESQCLALQIFYATSRFEIVSEKLANNELFCKVLNSLFHNQNSDDALTYYALLVLSNILPLNKKLSDNKLSIFNESKSAILSHINSENEQIQEITNIMAHYLS, from the coding sequence ATGTCTCAGCTGAACATATCAAACattgttcaacttcttAGAGATGACCTGTCAAAAGTTTCCAGTTTGAGTTTCGAATTGAGGAGTGATCATTTGCAAAAGGTTTCTAAGCCATTATTAAAAACATTGTTTCAAACATTATCTAAGGATataaaaattgaagatgctCAGCAGACTTCTCTTTGTGATTGCCTGATTGAATATATGGGTTATGATCGATACACCGCCGTTGAGGCTACTATGTGCTTATTCAGACTTAGAGATTTATCCGAAAATTTAACGAGCAAACTGGGTGATAAAGTTGACGCATTATTAGATTTACAATCTTCTAAGGCTGATAGATACAAAATTGTCAAGATACTCTCTCAATTGTTTACATTTGATCCTATTCTAGCCTCTGAGATTTTTAACAAAAATGCAGCTTTTGCCAACCTTCTTGCTAATGAAGTTACTTTGTTGAGTAACGAGTTTGAATCACCATCATCGGAGACTTGGAAACATTTGAACAATATTTTAATGTTATTCTCAAATGCTTGTGTTGATGAGATTTCGAGGAGTTTAATTGCTTCTATGTATATCAACTTACTACTGAAATGCTTAAGATTGGATGAAAACGACAGCCATTTACAAATCAAGTGTTACGCAACCACAATCACCGTTAAAATGTGGAGAATGATTAAACCTGACATATTAGCAAACAATTCACAGCTATTATCGCTGGACAGTTTATCTGAAATAAGCTTATCATGCTTGTCTAAAGGTATGGAAACATCTATAGAATGTTTATCGCTATTATCaacaaatattcaaattaaGAATAAACTAAGGAATGCCAATACTTTAGACACCTTAGTTGAACtcctgaaaaaaaaggagcACACAAAGTACGGAATCATATCCCTACTATCATCAATCACTATACCTAATAGAGTCCTCAAAATTAAGCAGCGCTCAGTAATGACATTAAAAGATTCGAATAGTATTGATCTGATTGACATTCACACCAATGGAAAGTTAGAAGCTAGTAGACTGAATGACGATATACAAAAAATCAGGTATGTTTGTAAAGAGTTAATTGCAAAAGGATTTTTCTCCAGTTATTTAGTATCAATATTTAAATCTTTAGAATCGTCCAAAGGCTTAATAGGTGAATGTATTAAATTGATGCATAATGTTGTTTTTCCTGATATAGATCCTGATGCTGACTCTAGAGATCAGTTAAACGATGATAAAGGATACTATGACTTATACATTAAAGAATTTACCCAGATTATCAGATTATTAACCGCTTACTTAATAGGAACATCTCAAAATATGAAATATAGTCATGAAACATTTATAACATTTGCAGATCCTAACATTGAGATTGGCGAATCTGATCTTGAATCCCGTTCTATTGCTATCAAGGCTTTAACAAGTCCTGAAATTAGTGGCAATGTAAATGGGATCTATGGTGGGCatgatttggaattttctttatctccTGTTCcttttattattgaaatattgATTCAACACGATATCGATATAGGTATGTCTAATGGCAAGAAAGCGACTCCTTTTAGTACATTGAAAAAGCaagttttttcatcatttgatgTATATTATGCTTTTATTGCGTTAGCTGCTATTGCTTCAATTGGGCACGAACAgatcaaacaaacaatCTTTACTTTAGGATTTGATTCAATCATGAATACGCTGCACACAAATGAAGAGAAACTGCAGTTTGCTTCGTTACAATTGTTGAATGAAATATGTGATTTACCTTTATGCGTTGCCAAGTTTTTTAACTGGAATACCGAAACAGACgaatattatcaaaatttcaAGGTTCTTACATATTTAATACAATCTACGAATTATGAATCGCAATGCCTTGCATTGCAAATTTTCTATGCTACATCAAGGTTTGAAATAGTGTCCGAAAAACTTGCAAACAATGAATTGTTCTGCAAAGTACTAAATAGTTTATTCCACAACCAAAACAGTGACGACGCATTAACCTATTATGCATTATTAGTATTGAGCAACATCCTGCctttaaataaaaagctATCTGATAATAAATTGTCAATATTTAATGAATCTAAGTCGGCTATTTTGAGCCATATTAATAGTGAAAACgaacaaattcaagaaatcaCAAACATCATGGCACATTATTTAAGTTGA
- a CDS encoding uncharacterized protein (PKUD0A12940; similar to Saccharomyces cerevisiae YKL149C (DBR1); ancestral locus Anc_5.254), whose product MKVAIEGCCHGCLDNIYKSIENKEVELLIICGDFQSVRNDADLQSMSVPEKYKMMGDFQDYYMGKKKAPVFTIFIGGNHESSSYLEELKYGGFVAPRIYYMGRSSVVWYKGLRIGGLSGVYHKNNFMKLSQEKYSFPLNPSSLRSIYHYRKDDYFKLKLLGEANNMIMLTHDWPEGIYNYGDVRQLLKLKPFFKQDIQKRDLGSPFTMSLLSTLRPNYWFSAHLHTKFSAFVDWNVGTAVPKKRRDVDLETKADIAKRVKFDDVKPSCETDLKTSSNPTVEVRSTKTEKLSNKMDDGEILLDMDDEEENQINEDEIILEVKDDYTEKKKEKRQEPKLLKPTHFLALDKCLPRRKYMEVIDIPLSDINHASNKDEMKPFYYDTEYISSFKVIESCKEKLNMLTVEEILYPPLNLYEELIYAKKNYLRSFELMSNEEYDRMFNIGMNSFVQTAKPNEKHYKEYRNPQTEKFKINFLPHDST is encoded by the coding sequence ATGAAAGTAGCAATTGAAGGCTGCTGCCATGGATGTTTGGATAACATTTACAAAAGCATCGAGAATAAGGAGGTAGAATTACTTATCATATGTGGTGACTTTCAAAGTGTTAGAAATGATGCAGACTTGCAATCAATGTCTGTTCCTGAAAAGTATAAAATGATGGGAGACTTTCAAGATTACTAtatggggaaaaaaaaagcccCGGTATTTACAATTTTTATTGGAGGTAATCATGAATCTTCAAGTTACCTGGAAGAGTTGAAATATGGAGGATTTGTTGCTCCTAGAATTTACTACATGGGGAGATCTTCAGTTGTGTGGTATAAGGGGTTAAGGATAGGAGGATTATCAGGCGTCTACCataaaaataattttaTGAAGTTAAGTCAGGAAAAGTACAGTTTCCCATTAAATCCTTCTTCTCTGCGATCTATTTACCATTATAGGAAAGATGATTATTTTAAACTGAAGCTACTAGGGGAAGCAAACAATATGATAATGCTAACGCACGATTGGCCGGAGGGAATATATAACTACGGTGATGTCCGtcaattgttgaagctgaaaccatttttcaagcaaGATATTCAGAAGCGTGATCTTGGCTCTCCTTTTACCATGAGCTTGCTTAGTACACTAAGACCAAACTACTGGTTCAGTGCCCATTTACATACAAAATTTTCAGCATTTGTAGACTGGAATGTTGGTACTGCCGTGCCAAAGAAACGACGCGATGtagatttggaaacaaaAGCTGATATTGCTAAGCGAGTCAAGTTTGATGATGTGAAACCAAGTTGTGAAACTGATTTAAAGACAAGTTCAAATCCAACCGTAGAAGTCAGGTCAACAAAAACGGAGAAACTTTCGAATAAAATGGATGATGGTGAGATCCTTTTGGACAtggatgatgaagaagaaaaccaaataaatgaagatgagatTATATTGGAAGTGAAGGATGATTATacagagaagaagaaggagaaaagaCAAGAACCTAAATTGTTGAAACCAACGCACTTTCTTGCTCTTGACAAGTGCCTGCCTAGACGAAAATACATGGAAGTGATAGACATTCCATTGAGTGATATTAATCACGCTTCAAATAAAGATGAAATGAAACCTTTCTACTATGATACTGAATATATTTCGTCGTTTAAAGTAATAGAAAGCTGCAAGGAGAAGCTGAATATGTTAACAGTAGAGGAAATATTATATCCACCTTTAAATCTTTATGAGGAGTTGATAtatgcaaaaaaaaattacttAAGATCATTTGAATTGATGAGCAACGAAGAGTACGACCGAATGTTTAATATAGGCATGAATTCATTTGTACAAACGGCTAAACCGAATGAAAAGCATTATAAAGAGTATAGAAATCCTCAAACAGAGAAATTtaaaataaactttttgCCCCATGATTCAACTTAA